The following nucleotide sequence is from Channa argus isolate prfri chromosome 9, Channa argus male v1.0, whole genome shotgun sequence.
GCACTGAGTGGATAAAGTACaaccaaaacatctaaaaggCGTCACAGGAGCAACTAGAGggtgaaacaaacaaagcaagtgGGGAACTGGTATGACGAAAACGAATCAGGTAACATACACTAAGCAAATTACATTGTGCAAAAGGcctaaaataaagacaacagagtaaccaaacctcagactaATATACAGGTAACAGACTCCACATAACCAGGGTCAGAATACAAACACCATGGGACAAGCAAACCAGAAAGCAAGCTATTGAATGGATAACAAAGAGGGAGGAACTGgatttaaaaaggcaggggaacaggtgtaaccAATTGTTTATGGTGATAAGTGGTTAAGCTGGAGAAGTgaactgggaacaggaagtggggaaaaggggtacaaaataaaagccaaagaaGGGAAGTGAATATGACTGACCATTTGATTTCTCTGTTTACGTATCTTTTCGCGCTAACGCCCTTCCCACTCTTCATGCACTCATGTCCCTCTAGCGCTACTGTAGCTCTCACTGAGCAGGGGGAGGAGGGGACAAATGAATGGTGCATTTAAAGACTGAAACGGACAAATCATACAGCCGTAAGTCAACTTCGAAAGCCTCTTTGCAAAAGCTGCTTCTCATTCTTCGGGCAGTGAAATTTTGGCAAAACATTAACGAGAACGACTCTCGGAtcccttattattattatccattATTGGAAAGGTTACATCACTAGatataagaatattttttttgcctgttgTGCAGGCATGGCGGGGGGCCTCTTTGGCATGGCGGCAGCCATGCTTGTACCAATTGTACATTAATGCTggttgtgtgttacatgtgtaacAATTGACTTCTTGCCTGAACCCTCTCAGAAGATACTAGCTCTGCTACCCATAACTTCTAACATTTCCTACTGTACATGTGAAACGACAGTTATGGTCAATGTTGAATGCGTTTTTATGTGAACGGGGCCTAACAATTTGAGTCGGCCCCCATCTCTCTTCAGCCCTTAGTCTCAGCAAAAGCTCACTACAGGAATGGTTGTTGAGCACCTGTTCTACAATTATTACACCCTTGATCGAACCCCCAACAGCTGGACTTGATGAACAGTAAGAACTGAAAATGGAAAGTGTGTACATCTTTAACATTTTGACAGGCCCAAAGCAGGTTTAACAACACAAATGGATTCAGGCCTCTAGAGTTTGAGAAAGTTGTTTACGTGCTAGTCTGCAATGGTGGAAAGTTTAATGAGATCCATGGAGGGTCGAGCGGTAGAATAAAAGCATTTGACAGGCCAATGAAGTTCTCTTTGCAAGACTTGGATATGGGAACatactaaatgtattttataggCAGGTaatctgtgaaataaaacaataacagctGATATGATTAATTGAGCGAAGAAATCCATGGAAGGTAAAGCACTCAAAGCAAGTCACAGACATCAGCAGTATATGCTGAATAAGTGAATGTCAAAGTCCAGTATTTGTCAATGAATTAGAGAATCTAATACAGGAAACATGTTACTGAAAGATTCACACTGAAGCCTCAAAGTCATGTAGTGCTGTTATATCATCTGCTTGTTAAGTAACAATATTTGACTTAATGGaggaaaatttaaatgtaacatatttaattcTTGGTGGGCACATGGAAGTcaaaaaatacagacacatttattttatcatgtttttaatagtttatctTCTCATAATCTGCAGTAATTGTACTATTGTGTACTTGATCTGGAAACaccaaaacctccatgagcctatgtacattttcattgcagctttgttaCTGAATTCTGTTCTTTTCACCACCAACATCTACCCAAAGCTTTTGATCGACTtcttatctgaaaaacagatcatatctTATGATGCCTGTCTTGTTCAATTTGCACTGTTTTATTCTTTGGGCTTTGCTGAGTTCTTACTCTTAGCAGCCAtggcctatgacagatatgtgtctatatgtaaacctctgcaatatccaactATTATGAGAAAAAGAACCATCAGTATCTTTTTGGCTTTAGCCTGGCTTCTGCCTGCATGTCAGGTTGCGTCAATAGCTAAAATGTGTGCTAATGAGAAACTCTGTAGCTTCACTCTGACTGTCATTTTTTGTAAGAACACaatttacaaacttttctgtgtgactTCAAAAGCAATAACAACTTTTGGTCTGGTGAATTTGgtatgttttgctgtttttccagTCGTGTTCATCATTTTTACATATATCAGGATACTACAAATCTGTTACCACAGCTGTGGAGAAGTTaggaaaaaagctgcacagacctgtttacctcacctgctggttttaatcaactatttttgtttgtttatgtatgaTGTCATTACAATTCGACTGGAATATGATTTTCCCAAAATTCCACGTTTTATTATGACTTTACAGTTAATTGTGTATAATCATCTTTTTAATCCACTTATATATGgacttaaaatgaaagaaatttatAAACATCTTAAGAGTTTGATCTGTCAagataaaatgcattaatatgATCAATAttaagatttcattttaaatgctgagATGTGATTTTTCTGATCTATGGGAAACGTTTAATGTCATAATTTATACAGGTTCCAAGAAAATAGAATGAGAATTCTTTACACACTAGTTTTACTCTTCTTGTATGAGCCTTTACTTTTGCATCAAGAACTTTTCAAACACTGTCATTCTCTGACTCTAttgacaatttgtttttccgaaaatgagaaattaagaGAAATCCACAGCATAAAGTGAatatacatattaaatatattcaatGTGAGATAGTTTCTCTAATTATATTTGggtgtaattattattatcaatagaGGAAGATTCATTAACTTCCAACAATTTAAGCAAACAGGTTGAATTATATACCACTTATTTTTACATGTAGATGTGTCAGGAAGAATAACTTTGAATGTATGGAATTAAATTATACCCCATTTACTTATTCACCTTG
It contains:
- the LOC137132880 gene encoding olfactory receptor 11A1-like yields the protein MEENLNVTYLILGGHMEVKKYRHIYFIMFLIVYLLIICSNCTIVYLIWKHQNLHEPMYIFIAALLLNSVLFTTNIYPKLLIDFLSEKQIISYDACLVQFALFYSLGFAEFLLLAAMAYDRYVSICKPLQYPTIMRKRTISIFLALAWLLPACQVASIAKMCANEKLCSFTLTVIFCKNTIYKLFCVTSKAITTFGLVNLVCFAVFPVVFIIFTYIRILQICYHSCGEVRKKAAQTCLPHLLVLINYFCLFMYDVITIRLEYDFPKIPRFIMTLQLIVYNHLFNPLIYGLKMKEIYKHLKSLICQDKMH